In Brachypodium distachyon strain Bd21 chromosome 2, Brachypodium_distachyon_v3.0, whole genome shotgun sequence, one genomic interval encodes:
- the LOC100843452 gene encoding uncharacterized protein LOC100843452: protein MAERNTLGRDVSQTIDTNTRSNRSKVGFSRSFDHTWQEPPKAPPPSHGSGQDGSRRPGQLLFHQRSCALIPAKQREDSRNVTLRKGLLKQLQVSLQGGLIHTLTLRSSQARRLLRRMGFEKGDGYFFKRMAKGMFCTYALFGVAWLWNETSVLGWWALKPRPKEEKEMAHLYERREFPYPGDEEAVVEFIKSGGSLGTTIGPKGFADANMDPDNMQKRLQSKKFDQEAQKLWFRMKNEVVQEVQEKGFDVE from the exons ATGGCTGAAAGGAACACGTTAGGCCGCGACGTCTCCCAGACAATCGACACGAACACCCGATCCAACCGCTCCAAGGTGGGATTCTCCCGCTCATTCGACCAC ACATGGCAAGAACCACCCAAAGCTCCACCACCATCGCATGGCTCAGGCCAGGATGGCAGCCGGCGACCCGGGCAGCTCCTCTTCCATCAAAGGAGCTGCGCCCTCATCCCAGCCAAACAGCGAGAGGATAGCCGCAATGTGACGTTGAGGAAGGGGTTGCTCAAACAACTTCAGGTAAGCCTGCAAGGAGGCCTCATCCACACGCTCACCCTCCGTAGTTCTCAGGCCCGTAGGCTCCTCAG GAGGATGGGCTTCGAGAAGGGGGACGGCTACTTCTTTAAGCGGATGGCTAAGGGAATGTTCTGCACCTATGCACTTTTCGGTGTCGCTTGGCTCTGGAATGAGACGTCGGTGCTTGGCTGGTGGGCACTCAAGCCACGTCCCAAA gaagaaaaagaaatggcaCATCTTTATGAGCGCAGGGAGTTCCCCTATCCTGGTGATGAAGAGGCAGTTGTGGAGTTCATAAAAAGTGGAGGTTCTCTAGGTACCACAATTGGACCCAAAGGTTTTGCTGATGCAAACATGGACCCTGATAACATGCAGAAGCGACTGCAGTCAAAAAAGTTTGACCAGGAAGCACAGAAGCTCTGGTTTCGGATGAAGAATGAGGTTGTGCAGGAAGTTCAAGAGAAGGGATTTGATGTTGAATGA